GCCATCGGAACAGGACGTTCCCTATCCGTGATCCACAAACTGCAAAAAGTCAAATAAGCAAGAAGACATCCCCCATTCGTTTGGGGGATTTTTTTGCACTTAAAAAACACCAAACTCTTCTATGTACCCCACTAACATTTTTTTCAAACATTTGTGATCCAAATTCTTATTTCCCTCGTTAGCTTATTAAAATTGAGTTCCGTCCCGTTGTTTAGTATCCTTATTTTATATGTCAAAGATAAGGAGCGTACTATGCCCAATGATCGTCAGGATTTAGAACTGTATCAACAAGTTTTGGCAAAAGATTCGACTGCATTACGACAGCTTTATCAGCAATATGAAAAATTGATCTATTCCTTCTCATATAAAATGACAGGAGACCGTGAGATCGCGGAGGAAGTGATCCAGGAGGTTTTCATGAAGCTCTGGAAGAAACATTCTCCATATGACCATAGCAAAGGGAAATTTTCATCATGGTTGTTGACGATGACACGGAACACCTGCCTCGATGCCATACGAAAACGAAAGAAGCATGAGTCTGTTGAATATATAGAAAAAGACTCCCTTCAAGTCACCTATGAAACGCCAGCCGATCAATTGGAGTGGAAAGAAAAAGGGAATGCGATCAGGGACTGCATAAAAACCCTGAAAGAGGATCAGCAAAAAATCGTGCAACTATTCTACTTTAAAGGCTTGACTCAAGCATCCATCGCAGAATCCACTGACACTCCAATCGGGACGGTTAAAGGAAGGATCCGTTTGGCTCTTAAACATTTACACACGTGTCTAAAAGGGAAAGGAGGTACATTCGAATGACCACACAACAATGCGATCAATTACTGGATTACTACAACGGACATTTATCAGAACTTGAGAAAGCTCAGTTTGAGAAACATTTGAAGAGCTGCCCGCAGTGTCAGGAGGAACTTCATGAACTGGAGCAGTTAATGGACTATATGCCTTTCGCATCTGATGTTGTCGAACCTCCCAAGGACCTGGAAGACCGTGTGATGGCCGGCATTCTAGGAGAAGAGAAACGAACCGCAAATGTCGAACCTCCAGCCAAAAAGAAAAAGAAAACATGGTTCCTCCCTTCTGTCGCTGCCGCTCTATTCCTCTCCTTGATCGGCAATGCCTATTTATTTTCACAGCTTGAAGATCAGGATGAAGTCGTGGAACAGGCAACGATCGATCAGGTCGTACAATATGTCGATCTGGCTGCAGTCAATGGAAACGCACGAGGAACTGCAAGCATCATCAAGCAGGGTGCACAAACAAGTATGGTCGTCCAGGCTTCAGAACTGCAGGAACTTTCAAATGAAGAGGTGTATCAGGTATGGCTCATTAAAGATGATCAACCTGAGCGCGCCGGTACATTCGTCACGAGTAAGGACGGAAAAGGCTCGGTTGTATTCAAATTCAACGAAGAGTTTACGAAAAAGGATTGGGATACGGTGGCGATCACCCTTGAACCCGATGCCAATAGCCAGCTTCCTCAGGGGGACATCGTGTTGGCTTCCGAAATTTAAAAAAAAAATTTTATACACTGTTATTCGCCCGGCAATCCTTAATTGCCGGGCTCTTTTTATGTCTGATTGATCTTGTGGTTTCAGATTTTTCGCACATCGAAATGTTTAAGGAATTCGAACCAGGGAATTAAGTCCTATATAACAGAAGTTGTACAAATATTTAACAAATGTTCACTTATTTCCATTCTACTTTTTTTATAATGGATTACATAGTAAAAGAAGCTAGATTCACTCAATATCTATCACCCTACTTTTTAACCTAATTAAAAAGAATAGAAAAAAGTTTCAAAAAAAGTGATCCATGTTTCAACTTCTGTCGTTAGCTTTATGAAAATATAAAAAACCAAAAGGAGAGATTACATTATGAAAATGAAAAAAAGTTATTTAGCCGTCCCTTTAAGTATGACGTTACTGATTCCAACTGCAGGTGCAGTATCAGCACACAACGGTGAAGATCATTCACATGACGCTAAAGTAGATACGCCGGCAGGGGAATTAAGAACTACACTGGATCGCTTACTTACAGAGCATGCATACTTAGCGGTTGAAGCCATGAGACGCGGAGCAGAAGGCGCTGAAGATTTCGACGCAGCAGCAGGTGCTTTAAATGATAACGCAGCCGATTTAAAAGGCGCAATTGCCTCCGTTTATGGTGAAGAAG
The DNA window shown above is from Rossellomorea vietnamensis and carries:
- a CDS encoding RNA polymerase sigma factor, with product MPNDRQDLELYQQVLAKDSTALRQLYQQYEKLIYSFSYKMTGDREIAEEVIQEVFMKLWKKHSPYDHSKGKFSSWLLTMTRNTCLDAIRKRKKHESVEYIEKDSLQVTYETPADQLEWKEKGNAIRDCIKTLKEDQQKIVQLFYFKGLTQASIAESTDTPIGTVKGRIRLALKHLHTCLKGKGGTFE
- a CDS encoding anti-sigma factor, producing MTTQQCDQLLDYYNGHLSELEKAQFEKHLKSCPQCQEELHELEQLMDYMPFASDVVEPPKDLEDRVMAGILGEEKRTANVEPPAKKKKKTWFLPSVAAALFLSLIGNAYLFSQLEDQDEVVEQATIDQVVQYVDLAAVNGNARGTASIIKQGAQTSMVVQASELQELSNEEVYQVWLIKDDQPERAGTFVTSKDGKGSVVFKFNEEFTKKDWDTVAITLEPDANSQLPQGDIVLASEI